In one window of Armatimonadota bacterium DNA:
- a CDS encoding carbohydrate ABC transporter permease gives MSIEQTARVGERPAGFRAWWYRRGRFGVSHVVLGIMAVTMLVPFMWMVLASFKPLVEVEQLNPLPTVWRPENYLKVFEQIPFARYYFNSLFIAAWVTFLQCLTSAMAAYAFARLRWRWRDGVFRLYLATLMIPGVVVMIPNYALMVKLHLLDSYLGLIVPASFSAFGTFLLRQFMLTIPPSLDEAAAMDGAGPWSIFWNVIMPLSRAGLVTLAIFTFLGNYGSFFWPLILIKSEHLRTLPIGMLYFDTIYGRQTNLIMAASVMNIIPLVILFVVAQRFIVRGIQLGAVKG, from the coding sequence TTGAGCATCGAGCAAACAGCTAGGGTGGGGGAGAGGCCGGCGGGCTTCCGCGCGTGGTGGTATCGGCGCGGACGCTTCGGCGTCAGTCATGTCGTGCTCGGGATCATGGCCGTGACCATGCTCGTGCCGTTCATGTGGATGGTGCTCGCGAGCTTCAAGCCGCTCGTCGAGGTGGAACAACTCAACCCGCTGCCGACGGTCTGGCGCCCCGAGAACTACCTGAAGGTCTTCGAGCAGATCCCCTTCGCCCGCTATTACTTCAACAGCCTGTTCATCGCCGCGTGGGTGACGTTCCTGCAGTGCCTCACCAGCGCGATGGCGGCCTACGCCTTCGCGCGGTTGCGCTGGCGGTGGCGCGATGGGGTCTTCCGCCTTTACCTCGCGACGCTGATGATTCCCGGCGTGGTCGTGATGATTCCGAACTACGCGCTGATGGTCAAGCTGCACCTGCTCGACAGCTACCTCGGGCTCATCGTGCCGGCGTCGTTCAGCGCCTTCGGGACATTCCTGCTGCGTCAGTTCATGCTGACCATCCCGCCGTCCCTCGACGAGGCGGCGGCGATGGACGGGGCGGGGCCGTGGAGCATCTTCTGGAACGTCATCATGCCGCTGTCGCGGGCGGGGCTGGTGACGCTGGCGATCTTCACTTTCCTCGGCAACTACGGGTCGTTCTTCTGGCCGCTCATTCTGATCAAGAGCGAGCACCTGCGTACCTTGCCCATCGGCATGCTCTACTTCGACACGATCTACGGCCGTCAGACGAACCTGATCATGGCGGCAAGTGTCATGAACATCATCCCGCTCGTGATCCTCTTCGTCGTGGCGCAGAGGTTCATCGTTCGCGGCATCCAACTCGGAGCGGTGAAGGGGTAG
- a CDS encoding sugar ABC transporter permease — MKTRRYELLAAIGFLLPNFMGFVVFTAGPVLFSLGMSFSNWNLQRTIPFQWIPFGNFVELMHDPDFWLYFVNTAYLMLGMPIAIAGSLFLAVLLSQRLRGIVVYRTLFYLPTFTAGVAIMILWKALYNPDFGPINAAINWALDTFDLNRVLGALGGSGVTAPVWLLSTKNLLSLGVEQVRFAAGQWGLGARDALIIMGIWIAIGGNNMLLYIAGISNIPEELVEAAQLDGAGSWAVFRHVTWPQLAPTTFFIVVMSFIGGLQGGFEQARVMTQGGPAGTTTTIAYYIYTKAFEEFQIGYASALSWILFSFIFVITVVNWRLGHRELSY, encoded by the coding sequence GTGAAAACTCGCCGATACGAGCTGCTGGCCGCGATCGGTTTCCTGCTCCCGAACTTCATGGGCTTCGTGGTGTTTACCGCGGGGCCGGTCCTGTTCTCGCTTGGGATGAGCTTCTCCAACTGGAATCTTCAGCGCACCATCCCCTTCCAGTGGATTCCGTTCGGTAATTTCGTGGAGCTGATGCACGACCCGGACTTCTGGCTCTACTTCGTCAACACCGCTTACCTGATGCTCGGGATGCCGATCGCCATCGCGGGGTCGCTGTTTCTGGCGGTGCTGCTGAGCCAGCGCCTGCGCGGGATCGTGGTGTACCGCACGCTGTTCTACCTGCCGACGTTCACCGCCGGCGTCGCGATCATGATTCTGTGGAAGGCGCTCTACAACCCCGACTTCGGGCCGATCAACGCGGCGATCAACTGGGCGCTCGACACGTTTGATCTGAATCGGGTCCTGGGCGCGCTCGGCGGCAGCGGCGTGACGGCGCCGGTATGGCTGCTGTCCACCAAGAACCTGTTGAGCCTGGGGGTCGAGCAGGTGCGTTTCGCGGCTGGCCAGTGGGGGCTCGGCGCGCGCGATGCGCTGATCATTATGGGCATCTGGATCGCCATCGGCGGCAACAACATGCTGCTCTACATCGCGGGTATCAGCAACATCCCCGAGGAATTGGTGGAAGCGGCGCAGCTCGACGGCGCCGGAAGTTGGGCCGTTTTCCGTCACGTCACGTGGCCGCAGCTCGCGCCGACGACCTTCTTCATCGTCGTTATGAGCTTCATCGGCGGCCTCCAGGGCGGCTTCGAGCAGGCGCGGGTGATGACGCAGGGCGGACCGGCCGGCACCACGACGACCATCGCGTACTACATCTACACCAAGGCGTTCGAGGAGTTTCAGATCGGGTATGCCTCGGCGCTGTCGTGGATTCTGTTCTCCTTCATCTTCGTCATCACCGTCGTGAACTGGCGGCTTGGCCATCGCGAGTTGAGCTATTGA
- a CDS encoding translocation/assembly module TamB domain-containing protein, which translates to MRRISKILLILIPLLIIIGAGAAALWREHLTSYLVPVIESQLSQALEREVRVGRITGGLARGAVLHDLRIADGERLQQGALLQARRVAVRYRLRDLVVGKQGAAAIDRVDVTGARLRLARDRTGKWNIAPLLKPRVPPVARFTGIINIADSAVVFEDESPPAAIKRPLSIALADVSGRVTPHPEQGMAFRVRAAVGEGVAESVEVTGASGAAGTALNIRIVGAGLAQWDRQLALSGIRMLAGTADIELSGAVREVDGRTSFDYLARTQVRDGAVTVAQIGVPLRALNGSAMIAPDQVRLLDLNGAAGGMPFSASGLIAGFKQPQLDLRVKADGLTTDGVARLAKLKLPAELAAQGGHAEVAVRGSLEHPVVEGTLRVEQGRFRSITASDLSAQALYRDGTVWLHGLRLDAIGGGITGDVWIRPGADQVEIAFEAAGSELSVKSALAAAEVESPRPTTGTAAARVAGTYDEDGLRIGGSFEARDGTFGDLAFSSASGVVEVNGGDVRIASGRVESPAGSAVVQGSVAADRALSLEIRASGVDLAAAARAAGMEDQQLGGVGYFAGALSGTIDEPTISGSFQVIDFEFESPEFERQAIAFLSGAVAASRTSVQVENALVYQEGARYVVSGSLEGLDRPQREDIAIAATVNVGYAHLTDLLDMAGIAADLDGDVEATVKIGGTIGAPTASGQVVVRRPVWNGWVLDSAEGQFELSDDTVRIAGATAQVADSTVTTSGQVSLEGDLQLAFAADVQLAGIRPPESVEVPPLDVAGRLTARGEINGTLEQPQITLDAQSEQVSVNGEEFTDIALEAAYAPETQRHEFRFAFAQGAGHFSLKGSTDWDAEAVHVTADVDEARLARLRRAIQAIGEQFAEDSAMWNAAHAAARTPSPVRGRLSAQAEFAGTWPDLAGEVKLQTTNASLAGAPLPDATASVGVEGRVVAVRSFEARQGDAYATATGTIDLDGPLSLEVDAYNLHAKLFDPWLDLPQEVGGSADVSLSVAGTLEHPEVVGSMEVARLSAGGVSVDNLQVPRFEVSGNSLVAEQINVAVGPHVLHASAAIPVSWEPIGIDRQGPLSVALDVTDQDLALLAELVPGIGSVSGSLDGGVELGGSIEEPELRRAIIVSGGTVRPRGREMEVTNLESTIQFAGRRIALEQLTGSVGEGAFRASGEASLVSLDPSQIMSSRSDFSVSGQGLDVDAGTAFKGEVDVLLKLASAGQEGAPPVLSGQVAVASGQLGIPRQPEVRPLIEAPPFNPRLDIDIVLGPSLRLRTSSISMEVSGTGHIGGRLGAPSASIIAESRRGVVDLPGASFRVTYASMEATVAPPRVPAPGMPAVADVRAYIRLDAESNVRGYRVYLTMSGPLTDPNVEPRIELRSTPAIDEESLWAMITGLPVGPGAPEASAQARALLTTGLGAALLSPLQRETAQALGLEELGVEYSQYEPLKVRLGGYVFEKLYATYLRSVSSTREAWDFRLAYQVLPTLSLGMRINERNETYWEAQTTRRF; encoded by the coding sequence ATGCGGCGAATCTCGAAGATACTGCTCATCCTCATTCCCCTTCTCATCATCATTGGTGCGGGGGCGGCGGCCCTGTGGCGGGAACACCTCACCTCCTACCTCGTGCCGGTCATCGAGAGTCAACTCTCCCAGGCGCTGGAGCGGGAGGTGCGCGTCGGGCGCATCACGGGCGGACTGGCGCGCGGGGCGGTGCTGCACGACCTCCGCATCGCCGACGGCGAGCGCCTGCAGCAGGGCGCGCTGCTGCAGGCCCGGCGCGTGGCGGTGCGCTACCGGTTGCGCGACCTGGTTGTCGGCAAGCAGGGAGCCGCGGCGATTGACCGGGTCGACGTCACCGGAGCGCGCCTGAGGCTCGCACGCGACCGCACGGGGAAGTGGAACATCGCTCCCCTGCTCAAGCCGCGGGTGCCGCCGGTCGCGCGTTTCACGGGAATCATCAACATCGCCGACAGCGCGGTGGTCTTCGAGGATGAGTCGCCACCAGCGGCCATCAAGCGACCGCTGTCGATCGCTCTTGCCGACGTGAGCGGTCGAGTCACGCCGCACCCGGAGCAAGGCATGGCTTTTCGTGTGCGCGCGGCGGTCGGCGAGGGCGTTGCGGAAAGCGTCGAGGTGACGGGGGCTTCGGGAGCCGCGGGCACGGCGCTCAATATCCGAATCGTCGGCGCGGGCCTCGCGCAGTGGGATCGGCAGCTTGCCCTGTCGGGCATTCGCATGCTCGCGGGCACCGCCGATATCGAGTTGAGCGGGGCCGTGCGTGAAGTGGACGGTCGCACATCGTTCGACTACCTCGCGCGGACGCAGGTGCGGGACGGCGCGGTGACGGTTGCGCAGATCGGGGTTCCGTTGCGCGCGCTTAACGGCTCCGCGATGATCGCCCCTGACCAGGTTCGGCTGCTCGACCTCAACGGCGCCGCGGGAGGGATGCCGTTCAGCGCCTCGGGGCTCATCGCCGGATTCAAGCAGCCGCAGCTCGATCTCCGCGTGAAGGCGGACGGACTCACTACCGATGGCGTTGCACGCCTGGCCAAGTTGAAGCTGCCCGCGGAACTGGCGGCTCAAGGCGGTCACGCCGAAGTCGCCGTCCGCGGGAGCCTTGAGCATCCCGTCGTCGAGGGAACGCTGCGCGTTGAGCAAGGGCGATTCAGAAGCATTACGGCGAGCGATTTATCCGCTCAAGCCCTGTACCGCGACGGCACGGTATGGCTCCACGGCCTGAGGCTCGACGCGATCGGGGGGGGAATCACGGGGGACGTATGGATCAGGCCCGGCGCAGACCAGGTGGAGATCGCGTTCGAGGCTGCGGGCAGCGAGTTGAGCGTCAAGAGCGCACTGGCCGCGGCCGAAGTCGAGAGCCCGCGGCCGACGACGGGGACCGCCGCAGCGCGCGTTGCCGGCACCTATGACGAGGACGGCCTGCGCATCGGCGGGAGCTTCGAGGCGCGCGACGGCACGTTTGGCGATCTGGCCTTCTCGTCGGCGTCGGGGGTGGTGGAAGTGAATGGCGGCGACGTACGCATCGCCTCCGGCCGAGTCGAATCGCCGGCCGGTTCCGCGGTGGTGCAGGGCAGCGTGGCCGCCGACCGAGCGCTGAGCCTTGAGATTCGCGCGAGCGGTGTTGACTTGGCGGCCGCGGCGCGCGCCGCCGGCATGGAGGATCAGCAGCTCGGCGGTGTTGGCTATTTTGCGGGAGCGCTCTCGGGCACGATTGACGAACCCACGATATCAGGCAGCTTCCAGGTGATAGACTTCGAGTTCGAATCCCCGGAGTTCGAGCGCCAGGCGATTGCCTTTCTGAGCGGCGCGGTAGCAGCGTCACGCACCTCGGTTCAGGTTGAGAACGCACTGGTATACCAGGAGGGCGCGAGGTACGTTGTCTCGGGCTCGCTGGAAGGGCTTGACCGCCCGCAGCGCGAGGACATCGCGATTGCCGCCACCGTCAACGTCGGATACGCCCACCTCACGGATCTCCTCGACATGGCGGGCATCGCCGCCGATCTCGACGGTGATGTTGAGGCAACCGTGAAGATCGGCGGCACGATCGGCGCGCCCACGGCGAGCGGCCAGGTTGTCGTGCGCCGCCCGGTATGGAACGGCTGGGTGCTTGACAGCGCTGAGGGACAATTCGAGTTGTCCGACGACACGGTCCGCATCGCGGGGGCAACCGCTCAGGTCGCCGATTCCACCGTGACGACATCGGGGCAGGTATCACTGGAGGGTGACCTGCAACTGGCGTTCGCCGCCGACGTGCAGCTCGCCGGCATCAGGCCGCCTGAGTCGGTGGAGGTCCCGCCGCTCGATGTCGCCGGACGGCTGACCGCGCGCGGTGAGATCAACGGCACGCTCGAGCAGCCGCAGATAACCCTCGACGCGCAGTCGGAACAGGTCAGCGTTAACGGAGAAGAGTTCACTGACATCGCCCTTGAGGCGGCGTACGCGCCGGAGACGCAGCGGCACGAGTTCCGCTTCGCCTTCGCGCAAGGCGCTGGGCATTTCTCTCTCAAAGGTTCGACGGACTGGGACGCCGAGGCGGTGCACGTAACAGCAGACGTGGACGAGGCGCGGCTTGCCAGGCTGCGGCGCGCGATACAGGCGATCGGCGAGCAGTTCGCGGAGGATTCGGCGATGTGGAACGCGGCGCACGCCGCGGCGAGGACGCCGTCGCCGGTGCGCGGGAGGCTCAGTGCGCAGGCCGAGTTCGCGGGCACGTGGCCGGATCTCGCCGGCGAGGTGAAGCTACAAACGACCAATGCGTCGCTGGCAGGAGCCCCGCTTCCCGACGCGACGGCGTCGGTTGGAGTCGAGGGGCGGGTCGTTGCTGTGCGGAGCTTCGAAGCGCGCCAGGGCGATGCGTACGCCACGGCGACGGGGACGATAGACCTCGACGGCCCACTGTCGCTGGAGGTGGATGCGTATAACCTCCATGCCAAGCTGTTCGACCCCTGGCTGGACTTGCCGCAGGAAGTGGGTGGCTCCGCGGACGTGTCTCTGTCGGTCGCGGGCACGTTGGAGCACCCCGAGGTCGTCGGCTCGATGGAGGTTGCCCGGTTGTCCGCGGGTGGCGTGAGCGTTGACAACCTCCAGGTGCCGCGGTTCGAGGTGAGTGGCAACTCGCTTGTGGCAGAGCAGATCAACGTCGCAGTCGGGCCTCACGTCCTGCACGCGTCGGCGGCGATACCTGTGTCGTGGGAGCCAATCGGGATAGATCGACAGGGGCCCCTATCCGTCGCACTGGACGTGACCGATCAGGATCTCGCGCTGCTGGCGGAACTGGTTCCGGGCATCGGCTCGGTATCCGGGTCACTGGACGGAGGCGTCGAGCTGGGAGGCTCGATCGAAGAGCCCGAACTGAGACGCGCCATCATCGTCAGCGGCGGCACGGTGCGTCCACGCGGCCGGGAAATGGAGGTCACGAATCTCGAGAGCACGATTCAGTTTGCGGGGCGGCGGATCGCTCTCGAGCAACTGACCGGTTCGGTTGGCGAGGGCGCCTTCAGGGCGAGCGGCGAAGCGTCACTGGTGTCACTCGACCCGTCGCAAATCATGTCGAGTCGGTCCGATTTCAGCGTCTCCGGACAAGGGCTGGATGTTGATGCCGGGACCGCCTTCAAGGGCGAGGTAGACGTGCTCCTGAAGCTCGCCAGCGCGGGGCAAGAGGGGGCGCCGCCCGTGCTGAGCGGGCAAGTTGCGGTCGCGTCCGGGCAGCTCGGGATACCGCGGCAACCGGAGGTGCGCCCGTTGATCGAGGCGCCGCCGTTCAACCCGCGACTGGACATAGACATTGTCCTCGGGCCATCGCTGCGCCTGCGCACGTCGAGCATATCAATGGAGGTGTCGGGCACGGGACATATCGGCGGCCGCCTTGGGGCGCCGTCGGCGAGCATCATCGCGGAGAGCAGGCGCGGAGTCGTGGATCTCCCCGGCGCCAGCTTCCGCGTCACCTACGCCTCGATGGAGGCGACCGTTGCTCCGCCGCGAGTGCCCGCGCCGGGGATGCCCGCAGTCGCCGACGTGCGCGCCTACATCAGGCTCGATGCCGAAAGCAATGTGCGCGGCTACCGCGTGTACCTCACCATGTCGGGGCCGCTGACGGATCCGAATGTCGAGCCTCGAATTGAGCTGCGCTCGACGCCCGCGATTGACGAAGAGAGTCTGTGGGCGATGATCACCGGGTTGCCGGTCGGGCCGGGGGCCCCAGAGGCAAGTGCGCAGGCCCGGGCGCTGCTGACGACGGGGCTGGGCGCGGCGCTGCTGTCCCCGCTTCAGCGCGAGACGGCGCAGGCGCTGGGGTTGGAGGAACTCGGCGTCGAGTACAGCCAGTATGAACCGCTGAAGGTGCGGTTGGGGGGCTACGTTTTCGAGAAGTTGTACGCGACGTATCTGCGCAGCGTCTCCAGCACTCGCGAGGCGTGGGATTTCCGGTTGGCGTACCAGGTGCTGCCGACGCTGTCGCTCGGCATGCGCATCAACGAGCGCAACGAAACCTACTGGGAAGCGCAAACGACGCGGAGGTTTTGA
- the lipA gene encoding lipoyl synthase → MGVPILHEVTPRRRRVVLQPVAAIVPNTMSMSTHLPPWLVPRHRKGPALERMTPVLRRCGVSTICEQARCPNVGECFAAGTATFLILGEVCTRGCTYCAVGHGRPRPPDAEEAERIAAAARELGLDYVVVTSVTRDDLADGGASQFAATVAALRDALPSARVETLVPDFAGDEAALRQVIAARPDVVGHNVETVPRLYPEVRPGADYQRSLALLRSAANAGLRTKSGAMLGLGEELDEAREVMRDLREARVGILTLGQYLQPTRRHLPVARYIEPQEFAALEEEAKAMGFDDVKAGPFVRSSYRAGH, encoded by the coding sequence ATGGGCGTTCCTATACTGCATGAAGTGACCCCAAGGCGGCGACGTGTGGTGCTGCAGCCCGTCGCGGCGATCGTTCCGAACACGATGTCCATGTCAACACATCTTCCTCCCTGGCTGGTACCGCGCCACCGCAAGGGGCCGGCTCTGGAGCGCATGACGCCGGTCTTGCGCCGCTGCGGCGTGTCAACGATCTGCGAGCAGGCGCGTTGCCCGAATGTCGGTGAATGCTTTGCCGCAGGCACGGCGACGTTCCTCATTCTGGGGGAAGTCTGCACCCGCGGGTGCACGTACTGCGCGGTGGGGCATGGCCGGCCGCGGCCGCCCGACGCGGAGGAGGCGGAGCGCATTGCCGCCGCGGCTCGCGAGTTGGGCCTGGATTACGTTGTGGTCACCTCCGTGACACGTGATGATCTGGCGGACGGCGGGGCCAGCCAATTCGCCGCGACCGTAGCCGCCCTACGCGACGCTCTGCCGTCCGCACGCGTGGAGACGCTGGTGCCCGATTTCGCGGGCGATGAGGCGGCACTGCGACAGGTGATCGCGGCGAGGCCGGATGTTGTCGGTCACAATGTGGAGACCGTGCCTCGGCTCTACCCCGAGGTGCGACCCGGCGCGGACTACCAGCGCTCGTTGGCGCTGCTGCGTTCGGCCGCGAACGCGGGACTGCGGACGAAGAGCGGCGCGATGCTCGGTCTCGGCGAGGAGTTGGACGAAGCGCGCGAGGTGATGCGCGACCTCAGGGAGGCGCGTGTCGGCATCCTGACGCTCGGCCAGTACTTGCAGCCGACGCGTCGCCACCTCCCTGTCGCACGGTACATCGAGCCGCAGGAATTCGCGGCGCTCGAGGAAGAAGCAAAGGCGATGGGCTTCGACGATGTGAAGGCCGGCCCGTTCGTGCGCAGCTCGTATCGCGCCGGCCACTAA
- a CDS encoding heparinase II/III family protein, protein MTIDQSILIVPVLLLLAVPCASGEQNPLATLRPGHPRLLASDDDIRRLRAVIASDATAREWHDYLRTRADEMLGEPPVEYKLIGPRLLHVSREALRRIATLALIYRLDGERAHADRAIREMMTICAFKDWHPFHFLDTAEMTHAAAVGYDWLYDSLTPEQRATITQAIVDKGLKPALDRYERSVGWTTGTHNWTQVCNGGIGIGALAIADEEPELAAAILNFIPPSLRKSLDEYSPDGAWGEGPGYWGYGSRYSAYLLAALDSALGADFGLSDHPGLALAGDFRVYSCGPTYRTFNFADASERVGGASQMFWFARRYRKPLYSWFERQVPASPDPWALLWYDAEGDFPPDLPLDKLFRGVEVAFLRSAWADPNAVFIGFKGGQNPYNHGHLDLGTFVLDALGQRWATELGADDYNLPGYFFEPQRWTYYRNATAGQNTLMLNGENQALPAKAPMIAFHSAPQRAFAVADLSTAYPMTKKVWRGVTLLDRKHVLIQDDIETGEAVDVEWAMHTPAAVSLDGATATLTQGEASLTARVLSPNTAEFAIASADPGPPQKRNEGITKLVVRLPGVSGEARLAILLTPEAAVRAPALTPLAEWVKLAGQE, encoded by the coding sequence GTGACGATTGATCAATCCATACTGATTGTGCCTGTCTTGCTGCTTCTCGCTGTGCCTTGCGCAAGCGGCGAACAGAACCCTCTGGCCACACTCCGGCCCGGTCACCCGCGCCTGCTCGCGAGCGACGACGACATCCGACGGTTGCGCGCGGTTATCGCATCCGATGCCACGGCGCGCGAATGGCACGACTACCTGCGCACCCGCGCGGATGAGATGCTCGGCGAACCGCCGGTCGAGTACAAGCTGATCGGCCCTCGCCTGCTCCACGTCAGCCGCGAGGCGCTGCGGCGCATCGCCACGCTCGCGCTGATCTACCGCCTCGACGGAGAACGCGCCCACGCCGACCGGGCCATCCGCGAGATGATGACTATCTGCGCGTTCAAGGACTGGCATCCTTTCCACTTCCTCGACACCGCCGAGATGACGCACGCCGCCGCCGTCGGCTACGACTGGCTCTACGATTCGCTCACGCCGGAACAGCGCGCGACAATCACACAGGCCATCGTTGACAAGGGCCTCAAACCGGCCCTTGATCGGTACGAGCGCAGCGTCGGTTGGACCACCGGCACGCACAACTGGACCCAGGTCTGCAATGGCGGCATCGGCATCGGCGCGCTCGCCATCGCGGACGAAGAGCCTGAACTCGCGGCGGCCATCCTCAACTTCATCCCGCCGTCACTCCGCAAATCGCTCGACGAATACTCGCCCGATGGCGCGTGGGGCGAAGGGCCGGGCTACTGGGGCTATGGCAGCCGCTACAGCGCCTATCTCCTCGCCGCGCTGGACAGTGCACTGGGCGCCGATTTCGGGCTGTCCGATCACCCCGGCCTCGCCCTCGCCGGAGACTTTCGGGTCTACTCCTGCGGGCCGACATACCGAACGTTCAACTTCGCCGACGCGAGCGAACGCGTGGGCGGCGCGTCACAGATGTTCTGGTTCGCGCGCCGCTACCGCAAGCCGCTCTACTCGTGGTTCGAACGGCAGGTTCCGGCCTCCCCGGATCCGTGGGCGCTGCTGTGGTATGACGCCGAGGGAGACTTCCCGCCGGACCTGCCCCTGGACAAGCTCTTCCGCGGCGTCGAGGTCGCCTTCCTGCGCAGCGCGTGGGCCGATCCGAACGCCGTTTTCATCGGCTTCAAGGGCGGTCAGAACCCGTACAATCACGGCCATCTCGACCTCGGCACCTTCGTCCTCGATGCGCTCGGACAGCGCTGGGCGACGGAGCTCGGTGCGGACGATTACAACTTGCCCGGGTATTTCTTCGAGCCCCAGCGTTGGACGTACTATCGCAACGCCACCGCGGGTCAGAACACGCTGATGCTCAACGGCGAAAACCAGGCGCTGCCCGCGAAGGCGCCGATGATCGCGTTCCACTCGGCGCCGCAGCGCGCGTTCGCCGTCGCCGACTTATCGACCGCGTACCCGATGACGAAGAAGGTATGGCGGGGCGTTACCCTACTCGATCGCAAGCACGTGCTGATTCAGGACGATATCGAGACCGGGGAGGCCGTTGACGTCGAATGGGCGATGCACACGCCGGCGGCGGTGTCTCTTGACGGAGCGACTGCGACGCTCACCCAAGGCGAGGCGTCGCTGACCGCGCGCGTCCTTTCGCCAAACACAGCCGAGTTCGCCATCGCCTCCGCCGACCCGGGCCCGCCGCAGAAGCGCAACGAGGGGATCACGAAGCTTGTGGTGCGCCTGCCGGGCGTATCGGGCGAGGCGCGCCTCGCCATCCTGCTCACGCCTGAGGCAGCGGTGCGCGCACCTGCATTGACGCCATTGGCCGAGTGGGTTAAGCTCGCGGGGCAAGAGTAG
- a CDS encoding DegT/DnrJ/EryC1/StrS family aminotransferase, with the protein MTEKKPGIVRDLQTRFGSIYGLEEAQAVLDVLACDAPTAGPEVAAFQREFAEYIGVKHALAVTNGTAALEMALTAIGVEPGDEVITTPLTWVATANAAATRGATVVFADVDPRTLNLDPRAAAEKVSPRTKAIVPVHLYGQCADMDGFMALADEHGLAIVEDAAHVPGGECKGRKAGGLGHIACFSFHEQKNMSTLGEGGMVTTNDDALAERVASYRSHCCRVFGGSLKYLPIDETKVPRDERLWWQEFDDAGYNVRMTDMQAAVGRIQLRKLDDLNARRIANARHLSARLGEVDGITPPYVAPEVKHVFHLYLALVEADVFGMGKTELMRRLLHEHGVKAGTHYIPLNWTTAYRRRGHAEGECPIAEAAFERLITLPIHPRLTQDDLDYMADAIASLARG; encoded by the coding sequence ATGACAGAGAAGAAACCTGGGATTGTTCGCGACTTGCAGACGCGCTTCGGCAGCATCTACGGCCTCGAGGAAGCGCAGGCCGTGCTGGATGTGCTCGCGTGCGACGCGCCGACCGCCGGCCCCGAGGTGGCGGCCTTCCAGCGCGAGTTCGCGGAGTATATCGGGGTCAAGCACGCGCTGGCGGTCACCAACGGCACGGCCGCGCTCGAGATGGCGCTCACCGCCATCGGCGTCGAGCCGGGGGACGAGGTCATCACCACGCCTTTGACATGGGTCGCCACCGCAAACGCAGCCGCGACGCGCGGGGCCACCGTCGTGTTCGCGGACGTTGACCCGCGGACGCTGAATCTCGACCCGCGGGCGGCGGCGGAGAAGGTATCGCCGCGCACCAAGGCGATCGTGCCCGTGCACCTCTACGGCCAGTGCGCCGACATGGATGGGTTCATGGCTCTCGCCGACGAGCACGGCCTGGCCATTGTCGAGGATGCCGCGCACGTACCCGGCGGCGAGTGCAAGGGGCGCAAGGCGGGCGGCCTCGGACACATCGCGTGCTTCAGCTTCCACGAGCAGAAGAACATGTCAACTCTCGGCGAGGGGGGCATGGTCACGACGAACGACGATGCGCTCGCGGAGCGCGTCGCGTCGTATCGCTCCCACTGCTGCCGCGTGTTCGGCGGGAGCCTCAAGTACCTGCCGATTGACGAGACCAAAGTCCCGCGCGACGAGCGCTTATGGTGGCAGGAGTTCGACGACGCGGGCTACAACGTGCGGATGACGGACATGCAGGCCGCGGTCGGGCGGATTCAACTGCGCAAGCTCGACGATCTCAACGCGCGGCGCATCGCCAATGCGCGGCACCTGTCCGCGCGTCTTGGCGAGGTAGACGGCATAACGCCGCCGTATGTCGCGCCGGAGGTCAAGCACGTCTTTCATCTCTACCTCGCGCTGGTTGAGGCGGACGTGTTCGGCATGGGCAAGACGGAGTTGATGCGCAGGCTGCTGCACGAACACGGGGTCAAGGCGGGAACGCATTACATCCCGCTCAACTGGACGACCGCGTATCGCAGGCGCGGTCACGCCGAGGGCGAATGCCCGATTGCGGAGGCCGCCTTTGAGCGGCTGATTACGCTGCCTATCCATCCGCGGCTGACGCAGGATGATCTCGACTACATGGCCGACGCCATCGCGTCGCTGGCGCGGGGGTAA